AAAGAAAACCGGAAAATCAGAGCTATCGCGCCAGTGGACTGACGCTGTTGACGGCAGCTATTTCGGTGTGGAATGCCGTTATATGGAAAGAGCAGTCGATGCCCTGAAGCGTAAAGTGATGAAGATCAACAAGCAACTGCTGTCGCATTTGACTCCGTTAGGCTGGGAACACATCAATCTGACAGGCGATTATATCTGGAAGAGTGACTGGATACCGGCTTCCGGTAAGTTTCGTCGGCTTAGGCCAGCTAAAGTAGAAAGGTCAAAAAAAATCTTAACGTACAATAATTTTCGATATCCAAACTGACCCCTCCTAGGCCATTGGGGATAACACAACTCCTCTGCCTGAATTTGGTACCAGTTCGACATAAAGAGATTCTCGCCCGACGATAACAGCAAGCATAGGTCGCTTATCCATGCGATTCTCAGATAAGTTGTTCCACTCTGACCTATCGAGGCTTGAAGGATGAGGATGATCTTCCGGATGGGTATGCCATTCACCCAGATAACGGATTGTTCCTTTACTCGCCGTCCATCGAGATAGAGCAATGACATCGTGACCAAATGGCATTCGCTCGAAAAGGTTACGGAAACGTTTGTCCCATTTAGTGGGGAAAGTAGCTTGCTCTATGAGCATATGGTTTCCATGAATGGAACCTAATAGAAGTCCGCCAGCTTCGCAATCCGTGTCTCTGTACTGAACATGCTTGTAGAATGCTTCTAGCGTAGCTGTCGAAAAACACAGTAACGTTCTTTTATCATAGGTCGCCCATGAGTCTAAAAATTGCATAGAGGGCATTCCGGATCATTAAATGGGTCGCAATCGGACGTGGCCTGCTGCACTGTCTGATCGATTAATCTGGTGCGTAATGCAGGAGAACAAATGCCATTAATCCAATCAAGCACCATTTCGGCTCCCAAACTTGCTGCATGCACGGAGACCGAAGCAGGGAACGGTACATATAGACCCTCACATCCATGACCAGACAATATGAAAGGAAGAGGCTCAATCGTGGAGCGCAGCTCGCCTCTCTTACTGCTATGCCAAAGACACCGGTAGCAGGCACCTGATGTAGTTGTTCTCAGGAGAGATCGTACAGCAGTTCCCGGACCTTCAACCCAGACTGAAAGCATGGGTGTTGGAAGCGGATAGTGGCCACAAAGCCAATGTCCTAAGGATTCTTCTCCAGTTGCATCTATGAGAAGGTCTGGCTTTCCCAGTTGGGCTCGCCTGACATCTACGGGCAGCGCACGAATCTTTGTGCTTGGCGCCAGGCGTCTAAGTTCCTTCGACATCGCCTCAGCTTTATTAGACAGAAGGTCAGGAAATCCCAGTCGATGACGGCCAATGTTTTGTGGGAGAAGGCATTCGTAATCTACCAGGGTGAGCTTCCCTCCTAATGTTCCCGCACCTGCCTTGACAAGCATGTCGGCCAGATAGCCACCGATCGTCCCGCATCCAACGACAGCTATATTCTTACCTGCCAGAGTCTTGGAGTTTGGAATGTTCCTCTTGGCAAGGTAGTCGTCATCGATTCTGGCTACGGATATGGGCATAACTTTCAACCGATAACTCAAATCTCTACGATCTACGTGCTTCTTCTTTCTGACCAAATGTTGACGGTCATAGAGAACAGCAAAACCATACGTCATCAGTGGAGATTCAATGAAGATCAAGCAGCCATTTGCTTTTGTCCTTTCTCCGTCCTTAATACGCTCGTGAATTTTTCGCCGACACTGAGTGTCAAGAATGCTCTGCCATTCCAGTATATCTCCTACTGTTTCAGGTGGCCAACGGCTTGTCAGTGGACGTGGTTGAGCTTTTGTCTTTACACGATAGGTTAACACCGTTTTATTGGTGACCTGGTAACCCAGTGACTTTAGTTTCCCGGTTGTTCTAACCTTGTTATCGGTAACGAAGTAAAACGAACTCTCATTTGCTTGTGCGACTAGGCAGCTATGTTGCCCAAAATCTTTACTCTGCATGTCAACAAAACAAAATAAACCCTGCCAGTAGGCGAAGAATTCTTCCGCAAGATCTTCAACCAACTGGCCATTCAATATCTGCCCTAGCACAATCGCAGCACGCTCCAGGCATGCCAGCGACTGTCCTATAGGGTCGAAAATGTCTAACACGACAGTGCCTTTGGCTATATAGCAAAGCCCGCCATCAGCACCAAGGTGAGGAACCGTGGCGGGAAGTTCTGGCGGGATTTCTAACAGCCGGATGCGAGGAAAGTCGAGGAAAGATGGATCGAGCTGAAGTTCGCACAGATAACCCTTGTATGCTGACGGTGTCAACTGTCCGCGTAGCCTGAACCAGCCGTCGTCCGTCTTCCCGACAAACGCAAAATCTCGCTCTTCAAAGGCATCGATTACACTCGCAATAACATCCGTGCTTTTCATCCAGCTTTTGTCCGCCCGATAAGTTCACTCGGACCAGTTGTTGCGGGTGCCGCAGCAATGGTAGCTGCGACGGATACGAATTTTACCCGGTTCGGCTCATTCGGAAATCGTGGGCCGAATGAGGCCTGCATCCAAATGCATGCCTGTGAAGGATTACCAGCGTCAGTCGCTCCGCGAAGAACCTTTTCAAATTCTTCGAACGCCTCAGCAGCTTCTTCAACACCGGCCTTGCCCATACGTGCAGTGAGCGATTCACTCCCTTCCACTGGATTGTTAACTCCTGCACGTAAGCGACCCGGCAGTGTCGCAACAACATCTAACAAGGCGAGATCATCTCGTCGATCACGTTTCTCAAATAGTGGGGCAGCAGCAGCCATTAACAAGATTGATGTAGGACCACCGCTAGGCCACCGCCAATCGCGGAACGCCTTCAAGTAACGAACTACCCGGCGTAACTGTTCACCCTTTGCCTCTACTTCGCCCAAGAACCACTCTTTAACAGGCCTGGGGTCTGAGGCCATCCAGTTACACTCACGGTGAGCCAGTAGCACTTTATCCGCGGGTAATGCAGTCCAAACGTCCCGTTCAGCAATGTTCATCGCTTTCGACAGTGAATCATAGCCATAGCTTTCCATTGCAGCTCTGAGAGTAGCAAATTCCTCATCAGGGATAGCATACAACGGGATGTCAATGTGGGCATAGGTTCCAATGACAATACGGATGCAAGTCGGTTTGTCTGTGATGAGCGTCCATCGATTTTTATCAATCAGAGGTTTCAAGGCTTCTTCTGCGGCATTAAAGAACACTGACGCTGCGGTACTGGGCCGTTTTGTCTGCGTAACAAAACTCAATGGTAAATAGCAACCATCATCGACATCTGCCTGTTGGGGCCGCTGTGCCGGAGAGTTCAACGTCTTGTACGCCCACGAGCCTTGAGTGAAGAATCGTGGTTGAGGTATGTCTTCTTTTGTATATCCTAGCTCGTTTAGCACACGCGGAATGCCAGTCCGCAGACAGTTCCTGACATCCTTGCGAGCACTGGCAATCGAATCTCGGTGCTCTGGCAACAAATCCAGTTCGTCATGCATACAGGATTCATCTTTAACCGTGGTAAAAAAAAGTGGGCTAAGGTTCAGCATGTAGCCTCCGATGCGTTCTTGTTAGGGCCGTGATAAAAGATGGGTATGCCAGCCTGATGCGTTCGAAATGGTTTAAATAGTGGATCGCCGAGAGCACGCTGTGCCGCGTGGTTACCTCGATCCTTAAGCGTATTGGTGGCACCGATTGAAACCTTATCCAGCGCTTTAACATCTTTGCTCTGATCGGGTGTTGCTTTATCGTCGATCTGAAAATATTTGTCTCCCAACGACTGTCGCAGCATATAGTCCACGGATGACTCCTGAGCAGAAATGACCAAGTCAAATAGCCCCCCACGCCACTTACCGAATCCGCGATCAAGGTTGGAATTGCCACGAATAGTTGCACCAATTGTCATCGTGCCAATCGAGAGAACTCGAATCAGAGCACTTTGGTCTGGTGCTAGAAACGTATTGACTTCATGTAGCCCAAACAGACCTGGAGCATTGCCTACGAGCCCCCCATCTGCGAAGACACCACGGTTATTGCGGGCTAACGGAAAATAGACGGGCGCAGCTGCAGTTGCCAATGCCACATCAACAATCCTCATGTGATGATCTAACTCGAAGGAAGGGTGGTGAGGGGTCTTGAAAAATTGCCCCCGCCCCGTTGAATAGTTGACTGCTGGTACCAGAACTCGATGTTTCAGGTTTCCGATTGTCATGTCTTGGAAACGTTCGGTAAGCACTCCTTGCAATCCCTTCGAGTCATGTTTCGCGTTCAGCCAGAACCCCAGAATGCGTCTTGAAAGACTGCGGCAACCAAAGATACGATTGCCTTCGTCTTCAAACATTGCTTTGAGTTCTTGAGCTGGTATTTCTGCAGCCAGGCCCAAAGCGAGCATACCTCCTGCAGATGTACCGCAGATAAGATCGAAGTGCGAAGCTATGGGGCGGCCTAGCACGATTTCGAGTTCCGTAAGAACCGTAGCCGTATAAAGACCTCGATAGCCACCACCCGAAAGGGCTAGCACATGATAAGTGGGGATTTCTGTCATAGCACTTTAGCCTCGGGGTTAAGTAATCGTTACCGTAACTGTCCTTGTCGCAAATATGACCATCTGAACGGTGAATGACTAGCCCGGACTTCTGGTTGCGAGCAAATTTTTAGACCTGAATCTATAGTTCCATGCTGCGGGAGGTGTTCATATTTTGAACGTTGATTGTCGGCGCCTTTGACGGCCGAACCATCTTGTTTTGTATCTGATATTCCTGCTACGCGTGCCTTACCTTTCTAAGCAAGTATACTAGATATAGTGTTCAGTAAAGGCAACCACACAAGATATAGGAAAAGCATATTTATTTAGCTCGTTTTCCTGGAAGCCTTGAGGCACAAGGTTTTACGCAGATAAAAAAATGCCCGTGACTGCTCACCGGCGATTAGTACACCACGATGCCAGTAATATCTTCTTAAGCCATATGAGGACATCCTCATGAAGAAGCATTTTTCTGCATCATTACTCTTCGCGGAATGGAAGCCGCGGTATCTGCCTGTGAATTCCGCAGCAGGGACGCCATTTCGCATACCACGTTTTACACTTGGCGTAGGAAGTATGGCGCTATGGAGATGGATAAGCTGAGATCAACACAATGCATCTGACAATTGAGTCGCTGAGTTCATGGACTTGAACTTTCTTAAAGCCATCTGATATATGCTATGTCAGTTAAAAATGGAGTTGAGCAATGACTGAGCTGAAAGCACCCTACTGGAATCGCATGGTGCCTGAACTGACAGTAATGGATTTTTGTGTCTCCCTGCACTTCTATGTTGACGTGCTTGGTTTCAACATCATGATAAGGCGTCATGAGCCCGATTTTGCCTACGTCAGTCTCGGAGAGGCACAACTGATGCTGGAGAAATATAATCCGGAAGGATGGAATACGGCTGAACTCGTCAGACCGCTGGGTCGCGGCATTAATTTTCAGATAGAAGTAGATGATATCGAGTCGGTGCTTGCTTGTGTCCGCGATAATGGCTTCAAGTTGTACAGGGAGCTACGCGACAATCACTATAACATCGGAGAAACGACGGCCTGCCAAAGAAAGTTCCTCGTACAGGATCCAGATGGCTACCTCTTACGCTTCAGCCAGTACATTGAATGAAGTGCCAATGTCCGCTTCTGGCACAAAGTGGACCTTGAGGGCAGGTCAGTGCACGTTTGCTAGCATTTTTCACGCGCCGCAGATAACTTTATTACTGGACACTCATCCAGCATATACATGCTCGATTTGCCGTTAAGTATACTGGCGGCTGATGATGAGTGATATCTTATCGAATTCGGTTACCACCTGAACGATAACGTTTAATAGATGATCAGTTACGCAGAAATTATTTACAAGATATCGACTGATCGCTTTGGTCGAGAAGTTGAAGTTTACGACTGCAATAAAGGGTGTTGTAGCCTTACTGAGTAGATTAAATGTTCAATTAAAGATAAGCATTCAATGAGTTGCAGCAGTAGCTATTGACTAGATTGTAGCAATAACTTTTGTTATGATGAGGTACTTAATTCCTACAAAACTTTTATGGACGTGAATATCGAGATACGTGTTGAATCCTTAGAAGAAGAGTTTGCTGTTTTATAAAGTGTAGGATTATAAGGAGATGTGATGATTTATGTAACAATAGACGGAGATGATGTGGGGCAAAAAATATCCGCATCATATCTTTTTAATAATGTTGAAGAGTTAATTGAAATAAATAATTTAGTTAATTGTGCAACTTTAAAGATATCTGATATTTTAGCGGAGAATGGTTTTGACGTGATTTTCCGTGCTGCAGATGGAGTGGCTGCAAGAATAGAAAGTGATTCGGTTGAACTAAGCGAAATATTCGATAAAATTCAAATGATTTCATGTGGAAACATTACGTTCTCAATGGGCTCAGGTAGAAGTTTGAAAGATTCTTATATAGCTTTAATTACCGCAAAGAGTAATGGGAAGAATCAACATTATAGCTCATTGACTGGAATTAAAAATGTTTAGGATTATAAATTTCATTAAATTGTTAAGGGTATCAGCGTTTGTAACAACTGTTGTTAGCATTTTGAGTTATCAGTTTCTACATCGGTTTTGGGATAACGACCTTCCATTAATAAAAGTAATTAGCATTACTCCTTGGGTTAGTTTTCTAATTGTAATACTACTTACAACTGCTACGACCTCGAGATTCTTTTGGCGCGTACTGAGAAAATTTAATAAGGAATTATATCCAGATTTAAACGGTAGTTGGGTAGGAGAGATAACTACTGAGGGAAACATGATTATTAGAGCGCAAGCAACAATAAAGCAAACTTTGCTCAAAACAGAAATAATAATGCACACAGAAACCTCAAAATCAGTAACGCTTGAAACAACTCCTTCTGTTGATAGTGGTCAGTGTAAACTTTATTATGTTTATAGATCTATACCAAAGGATCCTGCAAGGCAACCTTACACAGGCTCCACTGTATTTGATGTTAGATCTAAAAAAGTAGATTCGTCTTATATTCTCGAGCTATCAGGTTCTTATTTCACTGATAGAAAAACAATTGGTCGTGTAAGGTTAGAGCAGGAAAGTAAAGACATACATAAGGATGTTTCATTCTATTAAATTAATACTTATTTAATTTTCTCGTGACAACAGAATTATAAATTTGTCTGATTGGTTTAGCAAGGCTGTTAGGGAGGTTGCATTCACTTCAATTTCACCCCCTCCCAGTTAACTAAAGCCGTGTTCGCGGGTTCAGTCGGTCTAGCACTTTATTAGTGTTTTAGTTTTTTGATTAATTTCTCGGCTATTTCGATACCTAATTCGATACGCTTCATGTCGATATTTTCTGACGTAGAATGTACTTGGGAATTTCGAATTAAGCGTAACTCGGTAAGCTGGTTGATATCAGTGATTTCCAACACACCCTCACGTTTTGCCATTTCCCATTTAAACGTATGGCCGGTATCTACACCAGAAGCCTCGAGTATTTTACGAACTAATGTCTCTACTTCGTTAAATAGTAATATAAGGTTTTCTAGCGTGGCCTCGGTGCCTTTTTGAACAATCATTACACCAAATAAATTATTCAATAAAACGGCTGCTATTTGCCGATAAGCATTTAGGTATCGTCTATCAACGGCTAAACCAGTTCCATCATGATATAGCCGATTTCTAATGCGATGATAATGCTCTATGTCACCATCATCCAAACCAGCTAATTTTGACTGAGCTTTGTTGAACAAAAGATCAACCATCCTTGGAAAACTATTACCTGCATCTTCAACTTCTTTTCGCTGGAATTTTACTCCTGATATTTTTTCTGGAAGAGATAGAAAAGTTCTGATGGATGTCTCAACTGAATTATCAACACTAATGAAGGCAATTCTGCTATCAAAAGCTGTCTCTAGTTTGAGGTGCGAATCAGCATGTCTTAACAACTCTAGTGATCCGGATGCCCAAGTTTTTTCCATATTCGATCTCTTATTTGTGAACCTAAATTTTATTCTGCAGAAAGATCTGCACTTAAGCACTGACTTTTCCGTTCTTGTAAGTTTAATAAGCAGAACATTACATTGCTATATCAAAACTTACAATGAATTATAGATACAGCTTAAATTTTCTTAAGTAGCTAATATAGGTTAAACTATCTAACAAGCAATAGAAGCATCTAGATACGAACAGGACATAATTATAGCATTGATGACTTAGCCAAGAGTTAGGAATGTCTGCTTCGGGTTCTAAAGTGGACTCGGAAGGATGCTCGGCTATGAGTTATATCGTTGTGGTCCAGTAGATGCAATTGGTTTTTATTTGAATGCTGTCATCCATGCGTCTAGTTTATCAGCCCATTCCTGCATCATCACTTTACGCTCATCAAGATAAGTTGCATGGTTGTACGTGCGACGAACATTGTTGGTATCAGCGTGCGCAAGTTGGGCCTCAATAGCGTCAGGTCGATAGCCCATTTCGTTTAAACGCGTACTTCCTGTAGTTCTGGTTGCATGGGGCTATAAATGCCACTCCAGCCGAGGCTTTTTAGTAGCTGGCGCAGGGAGTGCGATGTCATTGGACCTTTCGGATTATCCCTGCCCGGAAAAAGGTGCTGTCGATGCCCGGTTAATCCCTGTAGTGTTCTGAGCATGTTGACAGCCTGGGAGGGAAGGGGAATAACGTGTTCTCTGCGGGCTTTCATTCGCGTTGACGGAATAGTCCACAGTGCGTTATCGAGATCGAATTCTGTCCATTCTGCCTCAGTTACTTCGGCTGGTCGCGCCAGCGTCCACCACATAAGCCACATGCAATAGTTAACCTGGTATGAGCCGCGACTGTTGTCAAAACAGCTTAATAGTTTCCCGATTTGCTGCGGATTCAATGCCTGTTTGTGCTGCGTTTTGTTTGCCGGAATCGCCTTACGCACCGGCCAGACAGGATCGCTATCTGCTCTGAGCGTCGCCACCGCCAGCTCAAAAAACGGATGAAATGGTGCGGCGGGCTTCAGCGGCAACGGTCGGAGCGCCGCGCTTAGCCGTTTCCTGAAGAATTTTAAGAATGTGGTGCGGGGTGATTTCCCTGATAGGAAGTTTCCCGATGGCGGGGAAAACTACACGCTCAAGCATATCAAGGCGGCGAGTTTTGGTGATTTCGGCCCAGTCTTTCATCTGCAACCACTCTTTGGCGATCAGCTCAAAGGTGTTGGATGCGTCGTTGACCTTGCGAATCTTATTTAACTGGCGAGCCTGTGTCGGGCTATCTCCATTCGCGACTTGTTTACGCGCTTGCTCACATTTCTCGCGAGCTTCGGCAAGTTTGACCGTCGGATACTCACCCAACGCGAACATGCTGGATTTGCCGTTGAGTTTAAACCGATAGCGCCATTGCCTTTTTGCCGTTGGGTTTCACTTCGAGTTAAAGACCATTGAAGTCATTGAGTCGAGAAAGTTTTTCTTTCGGCTTAGCAGTGCGGCATTGCGTATCGGTGAGCATAACAGGGCCTTATTTATTATACCGTTATTGTACTCACTTAAAATGAAGATGGAAGAATGTTGTACTCA
This genomic window from Erwinia sp. E_sp_B01_1 contains:
- a CDS encoding Mov34/MPN/PAD-1 family protein, with protein sequence MQFLDSWATYDKRTLLCFSTATLEAFYKHVQYRDTDCEAGGLLLGSIHGNHMLIEQATFPTKWDKRFRNLFERMPFGHDVIALSRWTASKGTIRYLGEWHTHPEDHPHPSSLDRSEWNNLSENRMDKRPMLAVIVGRESLYVELVPNSGRGVVLSPMA
- a CDS encoding ThiF family adenylyltransferase produces the protein MKSTDVIASVIDAFEERDFAFVGKTDDGWFRLRGQLTPSAYKGYLCELQLDPSFLDFPRIRLLEIPPELPATVPHLGADGGLCYIAKGTVVLDIFDPIGQSLACLERAAIVLGQILNGQLVEDLAEEFFAYWQGLFCFVDMQSKDFGQHSCLVAQANESSFYFVTDNKVRTTGKLKSLGYQVTNKTVLTYRVKTKAQPRPLTSRWPPETVGDILEWQSILDTQCRRKIHERIKDGERTKANGCLIFIESPLMTYGFAVLYDRQHLVRKKKHVDRRDLSYRLKVMPISVARIDDDYLAKRNIPNSKTLAGKNIAVVGCGTIGGYLADMLVKAGAGTLGGKLTLVDYECLLPQNIGRHRLGFPDLLSNKAEAMSKELRRLAPSTKIRALPVDVRRAQLGKPDLLIDATGEESLGHWLCGHYPLPTPMLSVWVEGPGTAVRSLLRTTTSGACYRCLWHSSKRGELRSTIEPLPFILSGHGCEGLYVPFPASVSVHAASLGAEMVLDWINGICSPALRTRLIDQTVQQATSDCDPFNDPECPLCNF
- a CDS encoding CBASS cGAMP synthase encodes the protein MHDELDLLPEHRDSIASARKDVRNCLRTGIPRVLNELGYTKEDIPQPRFFTQGSWAYKTLNSPAQRPQQADVDDGCYLPLSFVTQTKRPSTAASVFFNAAEEALKPLIDKNRWTLITDKPTCIRIVIGTYAHIDIPLYAIPDEEFATLRAAMESYGYDSLSKAMNIAERDVWTALPADKVLLAHRECNWMASDPRPVKEWFLGEVEAKGEQLRRVVRYLKAFRDWRWPSGGPTSILLMAAAAPLFEKRDRRDDLALLDVVATLPGRLRAGVNNPVEGSESLTARMGKAGVEEAAEAFEEFEKVLRGATDAGNPSQACIWMQASFGPRFPNEPNRVKFVSVAATIAAAPATTGPSELIGRTKAG
- a CDS encoding CBASS cGAMP-activated phospholipase, whose product is MTEIPTYHVLALSGGGYRGLYTATVLTELEIVLGRPIASHFDLICGTSAGGMLALGLAAEIPAQELKAMFEDEGNRIFGCRSLSRRILGFWLNAKHDSKGLQGVLTERFQDMTIGNLKHRVLVPAVNYSTGRGQFFKTPHHPSFELDHHMRIVDVALATAAAPVYFPLARNNRGVFADGGLVGNAPGLFGLHEVNTFLAPDQSALIRVLSIGTMTIGATIRGNSNLDRGFGKWRGGLFDLVISAQESSVDYMLRQSLGDKYFQIDDKATPDQSKDVKALDKVSIGATNTLKDRGNHAAQRALGDPLFKPFRTHQAGIPIFYHGPNKNASEATC
- a CDS encoding VOC family protein; translated protein: MTELKAPYWNRMVPELTVMDFCVSLHFYVDVLGFNIMIRRHEPDFAYVSLGEAQLMLEKYNPEGWNTAELVRPLGRGINFQIEVDDIESVLACVRDNGFKLYRELRDNHYNIGETTACQRKFLVQDPDGYLLRFSQYIE
- a CDS encoding mCpol domain-containing protein, with translation MIYVTIDGDDVGQKISASYLFNNVEELIEINNLVNCATLKISDILAENGFDVIFRAADGVAARIESDSVELSEIFDKIQMISCGNITFSMGSGRSLKDSYIALITAKSNGKNQHYSSLTGIKNV